In Lacrimispora indolis DSM 755, a genomic segment contains:
- a CDS encoding glycine betaine ABC transporter substrate-binding protein, which produces MKKGITLILSALFMIGMLVGCGRNQNAKSSIVIYDGQFSEMKIIHQMVKMLVEEHTDATVEIRDEMSPVNNYRDLISGGGSDLMNSYDGTLLTTYLKVDVSQVPEDKTLYEYANELASEKDKVHLLDPLGHENTYAVAVTQALADEHGLETISDLIDLAPDLVFGAEHEFFSEEGSMKYGPFTKFYGLNFKEGKAIDMALKYSAIENGNIDVTEVYSTDGMNKKVGLKVLEDDLKFFPEYNDALLVRNDLFERFQDVAPNLEEVLNMLGGLFTNEIMTDLTYEVDVNGKTPEEVARTFLTDEGLLQS; this is translated from the coding sequence ATGAAAAAAGGAATAACATTAATATTAAGTGCACTATTTATGATTGGAATGTTAGTGGGATGCGGCAGAAATCAAAATGCTAAAAGTTCCATTGTAATTTACGACGGTCAATTTTCAGAAATGAAGATTATTCACCAGATGGTAAAAATGCTGGTGGAAGAGCACACGGACGCCACAGTGGAAATCCGTGATGAAATGTCTCCTGTCAACAACTACCGCGATCTGATTTCGGGGGGCGGGAGCGATCTTATGAACAGCTATGACGGCACTTTGCTCACCACTTATTTAAAGGTGGATGTATCCCAGGTGCCGGAGGATAAGACACTTTATGAATATGCCAATGAGCTTGCCAGCGAAAAAGATAAAGTGCATCTGCTTGATCCGCTGGGGCATGAAAATACATATGCAGTTGCTGTGACCCAGGCGCTGGCCGATGAGCACGGACTTGAAACCATCAGCGATTTAATTGATCTTGCACCTGATCTGGTGTTTGGCGCTGAGCATGAATTTTTCAGTGAAGAGGGAAGTATGAAATACGGCCCCTTTACAAAATTTTACGGCCTTAATTTTAAGGAGGGAAAAGCAATTGATATGGCGCTGAAATACTCCGCGATCGAAAATGGAAACATTGATGTGACAGAGGTGTATTCCACCGACGGTATGAATAAAAAAGTAGGGCTCAAGGTGTTGGAGGATGATTTGAAATTCTTTCCGGAATATAATGACGCCCTGCTAGTGCGCAATGATCTGTTTGAGCGTTTTCAGGATGTCGCTCCTAATCTGGAGGAGGTTCTTAATATGCTGGGCGGCCTGTTTACCAATGAAATTATGACTGATTTAACCTATGAGGTGGATGTGAACGGAAAAACTCCTGAAGAGGTGGCAAGGACATTTCTTACAGATGAGGGTCTTTTACAATCATAA
- a CDS encoding YbaN family protein, which yields MKKVIYICIGIMAMALGTAGTVLPGLPTTPFLLLALLCFTKGSERLNCWFRGTNLYAKYVKQYECDRSLTRKQKLIIQASAGFMMLISFVLTENLIIRLFLISAFILHNYVFIFIIKTRQPDGPETIKKEVAGDKYEL from the coding sequence TTGAAAAAAGTCATATATATTTGTATTGGAATCATGGCTATGGCCCTGGGAACTGCTGGGACGGTTCTGCCGGGATTGCCGACTACGCCGTTTTTGCTGCTGGCCTTACTCTGTTTTACAAAAGGCTCTGAAAGACTTAATTGCTGGTTCAGAGGTACAAACCTGTATGCAAAATACGTAAAGCAATATGAATGCGACCGGTCACTTACAAGAAAACAGAAGCTTATTATTCAGGCTTCTGCAGGATTTATGATGCTGATTTCTTTTGTATTGACTGAAAATCTGATCATACGCCTGTTTCTTATCAGTGCCTTTATTCTGCATAATTATGTTTTTATTTTTATTATTAAAACGCGGCAACCGGATGGGCCGGAGACAATAAAAAAAGAAGTGGCTGGTGATAAGTATGAATTATGA
- a CDS encoding DUF4491 family protein, with translation MNYEGILIGIGTFLIIGFLHPVVIKAEYYFTSRIWPVFLIAGAVCIGLSLVSAGGVLPALLAVLGVSLLWSIKELAEQKKRVEKGWFPKNPKRKE, from the coding sequence ATGAATTATGAAGGAATTCTTATTGGTATCGGAACGTTTCTCATTATCGGATTCCTGCACCCTGTTGTTATTAAAGCGGAATATTATTTTACCAGCAGAATCTGGCCGGTTTTTCTGATAGCAGGAGCTGTTTGCATTGGTCTATCTCTTGTTTCCGCTGGAGGGGTTTTGCCGGCTCTTCTTGCAGTATTGGGTGTTTCGCTTTTATGGAGCATTAAGGAGCTTGCAGAACAGAAAAAGAGGGTAGAGAAGGGGTGGTTTCCTAAAAACCCTAAGAGAAAAGAATAG
- a CDS encoding DUF5680 domain-containing protein — protein MIFPEKLQVLRKSKGLTQEELAEKISVSRQAVAKWESGQAYPDISNLIGISEFFKITIDHLVKDNDSCITSIVAQEPSNSKELIDFLVIAKRKTYAAKGTECPPSRPNSHDLQYEEGSLLYLDTYIGGECFSGEEAVWKNSIPIYAMNYSGRVTSSNFNSDFLKAALLAVPREKPFRGPALYQENDYVYNGKVCGDLKWYQGYEEIYYKDLQVYECYFHGGIVK, from the coding sequence ATGATTTTTCCGGAAAAGTTACAGGTCCTTAGAAAAAGCAAAGGTTTAACACAAGAAGAATTGGCTGAAAAAATATCCGTATCCCGTCAGGCGGTCGCAAAATGGGAAAGCGGTCAGGCATATCCTGATATCTCCAATCTCATAGGAATATCAGAATTTTTCAAAATTACAATCGACCATTTAGTAAAAGACAATGATTCCTGCATCACTTCCATCGTCGCTCAGGAACCCAGCAACAGCAAAGAACTCATTGATTTCCTAGTTATTGCAAAACGCAAAACTTATGCTGCAAAGGGTACAGAATGCCCGCCTTCCAGACCCAATTCCCATGATTTACAATACGAAGAAGGCAGCCTTTTGTATTTAGATACCTATATCGGCGGCGAATGTTTTTCCGGTGAAGAGGCTGTGTGGAAAAACAGCATTCCTATATATGCCATGAACTATTCCGGGCGTGTAACAAGCAGTAATTTTAACAGTGATTTCCTAAAGGCAGCATTATTGGCCGTACCCAGGGAAAAGCCCTTTCGTGGTCCGGCCTTATATCAGGAAAACGATTACGTTTATAACGGCAAGGTGTGTGGGGATTTGAAATGGTATCAGGGATACGAAGAAATATATTATAAAGATTTACAGGTTTACGAGTGTTATTTCCACGGTGGAATCGTAAAATAA
- a CDS encoding GNAT family N-acetyltransferase → MREYFMKTKRTGFSKWNAADLDLAVQLWGEKEVTRFICAAGTFTNQDIRNRLETEIHNDEEFHIQYWPVFELAADELIGCCGIRPFKSESHSYEIGFHLRKKYWGMGYASEAAKAVIDYSFAVLRADKLYAGHHPQNMASEKLLKKLGFQYIGKNYYTPTGLYHPSYELINRRPNP, encoded by the coding sequence ATGCGGGAATATTTTATGAAAACAAAAAGGACCGGCTTCTCAAAATGGAATGCCGCCGATCTGGATCTGGCTGTTCAATTATGGGGAGAAAAAGAAGTCACCCGGTTTATTTGTGCTGCCGGAACATTTACAAATCAGGATATAAGGAACCGTCTGGAAACAGAGATTCATAATGATGAGGAATTTCATATACAATACTGGCCTGTTTTTGAGCTTGCTGCAGATGAGCTGATCGGCTGCTGTGGTATCCGGCCTTTTAAATCTGAATCACATTCTTATGAGATCGGTTTCCATCTGAGAAAAAAATACTGGGGGATGGGATATGCTTCCGAGGCAGCAAAAGCCGTCATAGATTACAGTTTTGCTGTTTTAAGGGCAGATAAGCTCTATGCAGGGCATCACCCTCAGAACATGGCATCGGAAAAGCTCCTGAAGAAGCTGGGATTTCAATACATCGGAAAAAACTATTATACACCTACAGGACTGTATCATCCGTCCTATGAATTAATAAACCGTAGACCAAACCCATAA
- a CDS encoding DUF4489 domain-containing protein: MSETCECECCCDDCCSEKKHERLTGTVLKCGSPGFVAFDDTTVAGTTRTLTALQINTSEFENPCIQLSVTANIYIGALGGYNFQIFRLCSDQAAATPVSGIYGYSRLVATTETDSFNFTVCDCDCDSCMEGCCTYFVVVTVAVPIVLESYISNVTLSAIVSENGCDC, encoded by the coding sequence ATGAGTGAAACATGTGAATGTGAATGCTGCTGTGATGATTGCTGCAGTGAGAAGAAACATGAAAGACTAACCGGAACCGTGTTAAAATGTGGAAGTCCCGGATTTGTTGCATTTGATGATACTACCGTAGCAGGTACAACACGGACTCTTACTGCATTACAGATTAATACTTCGGAATTTGAGAATCCCTGTATCCAGCTTTCAGTTACTGCTAATATTTATATAGGTGCATTAGGTGGCTATAATTTTCAAATTTTCAGGCTGTGTTCAGACCAGGCGGCTGCTACTCCGGTCAGTGGAATTTATGGTTATTCCAGGCTGGTTGCCACAACGGAAACTGATTCCTTTAATTTTACTGTATGTGATTGTGACTGTGACTCCTGCATGGAGGGCTGCTGCACTTATTTTGTCGTGGTAACTGTTGCTGTTCCCATTGTACTTGAATCATATATCAGTAATGTAACACTCAGTGCCATTGTTAGCGAAAATGGCTGCGACTGCTAA
- a CDS encoding GNAT family N-acetyltransferase → MNVFLKKANINEYKEIHAMQIVSFSDLLEKYKDYETSPGTESVESIAKKIKQEHTDYYFIVLKDKNIGAIRVVKLSAKECRIAPMFILPENQGNGYAKQILRQVECLYPEVKIWKLDTIKQENKLCHLYESMGYKLTGNEEKITEYMTIVYYQKELNK, encoded by the coding sequence ATGAATGTATTCTTGAAAAAAGCCAATATTAATGAGTATAAAGAAATTCATGCTATGCAAATTGTATCATTTAGTGATCTTCTTGAGAAATATAAAGACTATGAAACAAGTCCTGGTACCGAATCTGTTGAGTCTATAGCGAAAAAAATCAAACAAGAGCATACTGATTATTATTTTATAGTACTTAAAGATAAAAACATAGGAGCCATTAGAGTTGTAAAGCTTTCAGCTAAAGAATGCCGAATTGCACCTATGTTTATTCTTCCGGAAAATCAGGGGAATGGCTATGCTAAGCAAATATTGAGACAAGTAGAATGCTTATATCCGGAAGTGAAAATTTGGAAGTTAGATACAATTAAACAAGAGAATAAACTATGCCATTTATATGAATCTATGGGTTATAAACTTACCGGAAATGAGGAAAAAATTACGGAATATATGACAATTGTCTATTACCAAAAAGAACTAAATAAATAA
- a CDS encoding GNAT family N-acetyltransferase translates to MSINKSKAAALFDGWEEALIWSCLQGHMGNMFLDNDENPSSAVIDIGDFCFFAGIPNSALLTAVGGEKLLIPKDQSWEMLIEDFYGNRVSKIFRYAIKKEPDIFDAEKLNTYIETLDSRFELRLFDQEIFEMAQNEAWSVDLCSQFKDYADYHNRAIGAAILHNGKLVAGASPYAVYDGGIEIEIDTKPEYRCKGLATVCGAKLILECLKSNIYPSWDAHDLRSVALAEKLGYHLDSPYVTYELADR, encoded by the coding sequence ATGAGTATAAATAAAAGCAAAGCGGCAGCTCTGTTCGATGGTTGGGAAGAAGCGTTAATATGGTCCTGTTTGCAAGGTCATATGGGGAATATGTTTTTGGATAACGATGAAAATCCCTCCTCTGCTGTTATTGATATTGGGGATTTTTGCTTTTTTGCCGGCATTCCCAATAGTGCGTTATTGACTGCTGTCGGTGGTGAAAAGCTACTGATACCTAAAGACCAATCCTGGGAGATGTTGATAGAAGATTTTTATGGTAATAGGGTAAGTAAGATTTTTCGATATGCAATAAAAAAAGAGCCGGATATATTTGATGCTGAAAAACTGAATACTTATATAGAAACACTTGATTCTCGTTTTGAACTAAGATTATTTGATCAGGAAATTTTTGAAATGGCACAAAATGAAGCGTGGTCTGTTGATTTATGTTCGCAGTTTAAAGATTATGCGGATTATCATAACAGAGCAATCGGTGCGGCAATTTTACATAATGGGAAACTTGTGGCAGGCGCTTCTCCTTATGCAGTATACGATGGTGGTATTGAAATTGAAATAGATACAAAACCCGAATATAGGTGTAAGGGTCTTGCAACTGTATGTGGGGCAAAACTGATTTTAGAGTGTTTAAAGAGTAATATCTATCCAAGTTGGGATGCTCATGATTTACGCTCTGTCGCTTTAGCAGAAAAACTCGGATATCACCTTGACAGTCCATATGTAACATACGAGCTGGCAGACAGGTAA
- a CDS encoding GyrI-like domain-containing protein, with the protein MKIEKCIKESFIVIGKEGATTDGKGFIQKLWEDANSHFNEIAHLAKKDDKGNLLGIWGAMSDFSRSFNPWDNFSQGLYLAGVECLDGAEAPYGWTKWVVPGYEYIYVENEDNDTFSGVIKYLGENNLFLAGAVNDFSCPETGKLYMFFPIRRLQAEHA; encoded by the coding sequence ATGAAGATTGAAAAATGCATAAAAGAATCGTTTATAGTGATTGGAAAAGAAGGCGCTACCACTGACGGAAAGGGATTTATTCAAAAGCTTTGGGAGGATGCCAATTCACATTTCAATGAAATAGCGCATTTAGCGAAAAAAGATGACAAAGGGAATCTTTTAGGAATTTGGGGTGCCATGTCGGACTTTTCTCGCTCGTTTAACCCATGGGATAACTTTTCGCAAGGATTATATCTTGCCGGAGTTGAGTGCTTAGATGGTGCCGAAGCACCGTATGGATGGACTAAATGGGTGGTTCCTGGATACGAATATATTTATGTTGAGAATGAAGATAACGATACTTTTTCTGGCGTTATTAAATATTTAGGAGAAAACAATCTCTTTCTTGCAGGTGCAGTAAATGATTTTAGCTGCCCTGAAACAGGTAAACTTTATATGTTTTTTCCTATTCGCAGATTGCAGGCAGAACATGCTTGA
- a CDS encoding DUF3221 domain-containing protein: protein MKKIINKRAFQIIGSIILFSISFVLCHYTQLAALHGKSDAPIIVGALGIAALLVSYIFNLKALTITATFGYVIAFFIGVRLETDGIVHGNGAIHELWVVWLVSYCVFIGIGIIYDFVKRLKDNYLIGAAKSKNVVLYIGLLAGIFIVLGSIFAYMTKPLTRNDVIQHKPKFSGTVIEINDDTSILVHVNENDPIIKSSDKIFVSLNVKMANISVSGRDLDIGDEIIVYYDGIIAESYPAQINGVYAIFHKNSSE, encoded by the coding sequence ATGAAAAAGATCATTAATAAAAGAGCCTTTCAAATTATAGGCTCAATAATATTGTTTAGTATTTCATTTGTACTATGTCATTACACTCAGTTAGCTGCCTTACATGGAAAGTCAGATGCCCCGATAATTGTAGGAGCTCTCGGTATTGCAGCACTTTTGGTTTCTTATATCTTCAATCTAAAAGCACTGACAATCACAGCTACTTTCGGTTACGTAATTGCCTTTTTTATAGGCGTGCGTTTGGAGACAGATGGTATTGTACATGGAAATGGAGCAATACATGAATTATGGGTAGTTTGGCTTGTTAGTTATTGTGTTTTTATTGGTATTGGAATCATTTATGATTTTGTAAAAAGATTAAAAGATAATTATTTAATAGGTGCTGCCAAGTCAAAAAACGTAGTGCTGTATATAGGTTTGCTTGCAGGTATATTTATCGTTTTAGGATCCATTTTTGCTTATATGACAAAACCGCTCACAAGGAACGATGTAATTCAGCATAAGCCTAAGTTTAGTGGTACAGTAATTGAAATAAATGACGATACTTCCATTTTAGTTCATGTTAATGAGAACGATCCTATAATTAAAAGCAGCGATAAAATTTTTGTTTCACTTAATGTCAAAATGGCAAATATCAGTGTAAGCGGACGGGATCTTGATATAGGAGATGAAATAATTGTTTATTATGATGGGATTATCGCAGAGAGTTACCCCGCACAAATAAATGGAGTATATGCGATTTTTCATAAAAATTCTTCTGAATGA
- a CDS encoding TspO/MBR family protein yields the protein MKPLNKSTLIISILIPLAVGSLSAFFSGNMSMYASLNKPAFSPPTYIFPIVWTFLYILMGISSYIIFVSGDANSTKALKIYGLQLFFNFCWSIIFFGFSQYLLAFLWLIILIILIIIMIQLFYKINPIAAYLQIPYLLWCIVAAYLNFKIYMMN from the coding sequence ATGAAGCCTCTTAATAAAAGTACTCTAATAATTTCTATTCTTATTCCCTTAGCTGTCGGGTCTTTATCCGCTTTTTTTAGTGGAAATATGTCAATGTACGCTTCGCTAAACAAACCGGCCTTTAGCCCTCCAACATATATTTTTCCTATTGTATGGACATTTCTGTATATTTTAATGGGAATATCATCATACATAATTTTTGTGTCCGGAGATGCGAATTCAACCAAAGCCTTAAAAATTTATGGACTTCAACTATTCTTCAATTTTTGTTGGAGTATTATTTTCTTTGGATTTTCTCAATATTTACTTGCCTTTTTATGGTTAATTATATTAATCATATTAATAATTATAATGATCCAATTGTTTTATAAAATTAATCCTATTGCAGCATACTTGCAAATTCCATATCTTTTATGGTGCATAGTGGCTGCTTATCTGAATTTTAAAATTTATATGATGAATTGA
- a CDS encoding GNAT family N-acetyltransferase codes for MNIVTSRLQLRPFTEQDIDDVFEYCSQEGVGEMAGWSIHKSIVQTKKILSDWILQGRKLAIVWYESGKVIGHISIDEDSEEGRKDTRELGCALNRTYHRQGIMSEAIFAVLDYLFNNDVSYVWACCFQENSASRGMIEKCGFAFQQEGTYHSKELERTFSSYEYRLSKMEWEERGTRFENYK; via the coding sequence ATGAACATAGTGACCTCCCGTTTACAATTGCGTCCATTTACAGAACAGGATATTGACGATGTATTTGAATATTGCAGCCAGGAAGGAGTGGGGGAAATGGCAGGCTGGTCTATTCATAAATCAATAGTACAAACTAAGAAAATCCTTTCAGACTGGATACTACAAGGAAGGAAACTTGCAATAGTTTGGTATGAGAGCGGAAAAGTAATTGGACACATCTCCATTGATGAGGATTCAGAGGAGGGACGTAAAGATACCAGAGAACTTGGCTGTGCGTTAAATCGTACTTATCATCGGCAAGGTATTATGTCAGAAGCCATATTTGCAGTTTTGGATTATCTGTTTAATAATGATGTCTCATATGTTTGGGCATGTTGCTTTCAAGAAAACTCAGCTTCAAGGGGCATGATTGAAAAATGTGGTTTTGCGTTCCAACAGGAAGGAACTTATCATTCTAAAGAACTCGAAAGAACATTTTCTTCTTATGAATATCGCCTTTCAAAAATGGAATGGGAGGAACGAGGTACAAGATTTGAAAATTATAAATAA
- a CDS encoding class I SAM-dependent methyltransferase, producing the protein MKLEKMGAFFDSRLDDYENHQLNFIDSAKIFYPFTASQLPMTAGCKVLDLGCGTGLELNEYFKVNPLAIITGIDLASGMLKALQAKFPGKQLTLINGSYFEVPFGENIYDAAVSVESLHHFSLEHKILLYKKLHGSLKKGGYFILTDYIAENDDEEKKNFIALSRLKNELGICDGEFYHYDTPLTRAHETEALLSGGFSKVELLNKWQGTNILKAYK; encoded by the coding sequence ATGAAACTCGAAAAAATGGGAGCCTTTTTTGATAGCCGTTTGGACGACTATGAGAACCACCAGCTTAATTTTATTGATTCAGCAAAAATATTTTATCCCTTTACAGCATCGCAGCTACCTATGACCGCTGGATGTAAAGTACTTGATTTAGGCTGTGGAACAGGGCTGGAATTGAATGAATATTTCAAAGTCAATCCTCTTGCTATAATAACAGGGATTGATTTGGCAAGCGGCATGTTGAAAGCACTGCAGGCCAAATTTCCAGGCAAACAGCTTACGCTTATCAATGGTTCATATTTTGAGGTCCCCTTTGGAGAAAATATATACGATGCTGCCGTTTCTGTGGAATCGTTACATCATTTCAGTCTGGAACATAAAATTCTCCTTTATAAAAAATTACATGGTTCTTTAAAAAAAGGAGGATATTTTATTTTAACGGACTATATAGCAGAAAACGATGATGAAGAAAAAAAGAACTTTATAGCACTCTCCCGCCTGAAAAATGAATTGGGAATATGTGACGGTGAATTCTATCACTATGATACGCCGCTTACAAGAGCACATGAAACAGAAGCCCTGCTCTCCGGAGGATTTTCAAAAGTTGAACTTTTGAATAAATGGCAAGGTACCAACATACTGAAAGCATATAAATGA
- a CDS encoding GNAT family N-acetyltransferase — MNFTYNPNQIALFHSDNNLLAEVTFPEVDQNTVDINHTFVDESLRGQGVAGQLMEAVAEQLRSQGKKAILTCSYAIKWFEKHPEYNDLVK; from the coding sequence ATGAATTTCACTTACAATCCAAACCAGATCGCGCTTTTTCATTCTGACAACAACCTGCTTGCCGAAGTTACTTTTCCGGAGGTTGACCAAAATACCGTAGATATCAACCATACCTTTGTAGATGAATCCCTCCGAGGTCAGGGGGTGGCAGGGCAGCTTATGGAGGCTGTGGCAGAACAGTTGCGTTCCCAAGGCAAAAAAGCCATTCTGACGTGTTCCTATGCTATAAAGTGGTTCGAAAAACACCCAGAATATAATGATTTGGTAAAGTAG
- a CDS encoding GNAT family N-acetyltransferase: MEASIEKFPKLIIFCEDNPVGAISVDDRGNGIYYLGCLCVMPEYQGRGIGTQAFHYILDLYNNWKELLLVTPADKEENIKFYTEKCGFIIDRIEMDGSVQVAHFLLER; the protein is encoded by the coding sequence ATGGAAGCTTCTATTGAAAAATTTCCGAAACTGATTATTTTTTGTGAAGACAATCCCGTTGGAGCGATTTCAGTTGATGACAGAGGAAATGGAATATATTATCTGGGCTGCCTATGTGTAATGCCTGAATACCAGGGCAGGGGAATTGGTACACAGGCATTTCATTATATATTGGACCTTTATAATAACTGGAAAGAATTATTGCTGGTAACCCCTGCGGATAAAGAGGAAAATATAAAATTCTATACGGAAAAATGTGGTTTTATCATTGACCGCATTGAGATGGATGGAAGTGTTCAGGTGGCGCACTTTTTACTAGAGCGGTGA
- a CDS encoding exosporium glycoprotein BclB-related protein, with product MNNCIDSDDNYYSSCRCRRCSSTGPTGPRGCQGPRGCPGATGPTGPRGCLGPTGPTGPIGETGPTGPTGPIGTTGPTGPIGAIGATGPTGPIGATGPTGPIGATGPTGPIGATGATGPIGATGPTGPIGATGPIGSTGATGPTGPIGATGPTGPIGPTGPIGTTGATGPTGPIGLTGATGPTGSTGPVGPTGPIGLTGDTGPTGPAGPTGPIGLTGDTGPTGPIGLTGDTGPTGPTGPTGPIGLAGDTGPTGPIGLTGDTGPTGPTGPTGPTGPIGLTGDTGPTGPIGLTGDTGPTGPIGLTGDTGPTGPIGLTGDTGPTGPIGLAGDTGPTGPTGPIGLTGDTGPTGPTGPTGPIGLAGDAGPTGPIGLTGDTGPTGPTGTAGDGAIIPFASGTPVALSTVLGGVLNTSSAVGFGLNLSGIAAASGTVNLLGLTNLAFSMPRDGVITSLAGYLSISTGLSLIGSTVTVSAQLFQSTAPNNTFVAVPGAVVTLAPPLNGIISVGQISSGITTGLNIPVTAGTRLLLIFSADVTAGLDLAAAIAGYASAGLGIS from the coding sequence ATGAATAATTGTATTGATTCAGATGATAATTATTATTCTAGTTGCCGTTGTCGTCGTTGTAGCTCTACCGGCCCAACAGGACCTAGGGGGTGTCAAGGACCTAGAGGGTGCCCCGGAGCGACAGGCCCGACAGGGCCTAGAGGCTGTCTCGGTCCAACAGGTCCAACAGGACCAATCGGCGAAACAGGGCCAACCGGCCCAACAGGCCCAATCGGAACAACAGGCCCTACCGGACCAATTGGAGCAATCGGCGCAACGGGACCTACCGGTCCGATCGGTGCAACGGGGCCTACAGGCCCAATCGGAGCAACAGGACCTACCGGACCAATTGGAGCAACCGGAGCAACCGGACCAATCGGCGCAACGGGGCCAACAGGCCCAATCGGAGCAACAGGCCCAATCGGTTCAACAGGCGCAACTGGTCCAACAGGGCCAATCGGAGCAACGGGCCCCACAGGCCCAATTGGCCCCACAGGACCTATCGGAACGACTGGAGCAACGGGCCCAACAGGACCTATTGGCCTGACAGGAGCAACGGGCCCGACAGGCTCCACCGGCCCCGTAGGTCCGACAGGCCCAATCGGCTTGACAGGAGACACGGGCCCCACAGGCCCCGCTGGTCCTACAGGTCCAATCGGCTTGACGGGTGATACGGGCCCCACAGGCCCCATCGGCTTGACAGGAGACACAGGACCCACAGGTCCTACGGGTCCGACAGGCCCCATCGGCTTGGCAGGCGATACGGGTCCCACAGGTCCAATCGGTTTAACAGGAGACACGGGCCCGACAGGCCCCACAGGTCCTACGGGTCCGACAGGCCCAATTGGTTTGACAGGAGACACAGGCCCGACAGGTCCCATCGGATTGACAGGAGACACAGGCCCGACGGGCCCAATCGGCTTGACAGGCGATACGGGTCCGACCGGTCCAATTGGTTTGACAGGAGACACGGGCCCGACAGGCCCAATCGGCTTGGCAGGAGACACCGGTCCCACAGGTCCGACAGGCCCAATTGGTTTGACAGGAGACACAGGCCCCACAGGCCCGACAGGTCCAACCGGCCCCATCGGTTTGGCAGGAGACGCGGGTCCCACAGGTCCAATCGGTTTAACAGGAGACACAGGTCCCACAGGTCCAACTGGAACAGCGGGTGATGGAGCAATAATTCCGTTTGCATCCGGCACACCTGTTGCCCTAAGCACTGTACTCGGAGGAGTACTTAACACCTCAAGTGCGGTAGGATTCGGACTTAACCTTTCTGGTATTGCCGCTGCCAGCGGAACAGTCAATTTGCTTGGTTTGACCAACCTCGCGTTTTCCATGCCCAGAGATGGGGTTATCACATCCCTGGCTGGCTACCTGAGCATTAGTACCGGTCTAAGCTTGATTGGCTCCACCGTAACGGTGTCCGCCCAGCTGTTTCAATCCACCGCACCTAATAACACCTTCGTTGCAGTACCGGGTGCAGTAGTCACACTAGCACCTCCTCTTAATGGAATAATTTCTGTCGGTCAAATCAGCAGTGGGATCACCACAGGGCTGAACATTCCGGTCACTGCAGGAACCAGATTGCTTTTGATATTCTCTGCCGATGTTACGGCTGGTCTTGATCTGGCCGCCGCTATCGCAGGCTATGCCAGTGCAGGTCTTGGTATTTCCTAA
- a CDS encoding GNAT family N-acetyltransferase codes for MRIEEITYVSKNGKKVVLRSSEISDSDALLENLVRCAGETDYLGRYPEEINRTIDEENSYICKLLEDEKGFDISAFIDNKLVANGTIACIRGNIKTRHRAGYGICVSKDYWNMGIGDMLTKCCLEHAKKLGYEQVELEVVADNKRAVHVYEQNGFKICGTIENGDKLKDGTSRDLLLMICRL; via the coding sequence ATGAGAATAGAAGAAATCACGTATGTATCTAAAAACGGCAAAAAAGTTGTTTTAAGAAGTTCTGAGATATCCGACTCCGATGCATTGCTTGAAAATCTGGTGAGATGCGCCGGTGAAACGGATTATTTGGGAAGATATCCGGAAGAAATCAACAGAACCATTGATGAGGAGAACTCTTATATTTGCAAGCTGCTGGAAGATGAAAAAGGCTTTGATATTTCAGCCTTTATAGATAATAAGCTGGTAGCTAACGGAACTATCGCCTGTATCAGAGGAAATATAAAAACAAGACACAGGGCCGGATATGGGATTTGCGTTTCAAAAGATTACTGGAATATGGGAATCGGTGATATGCTGACAAAATGCTGCCTTGAGCATGCAAAAAAATTGGGCTACGAACAGGTGGAGCTTGAGGTGGTTGCCGATAATAAAAGAGCTGTCCACGTATATGAACAAAATGGATTTAAGATATGCGGGACTATTGAAAATGGGGATAAATTAAAGGATGGTACATCTCGGGATTTGCTGCTGATGATTTGCAGATTATAG